Proteins encoded together in one Mannheimia haemolytica window:
- the hyaD gene encoding Hyaluronan synthase: MIDVIIPCYNAEETLVRAVQSVLNQPELDTLWIVDDGSTDNTFLLAKQLQSQVPDKIRVEQMPQNGGVAKARNWGAMQSEAVLIAFLDADDAYENRALQVAAKIFEFKPETCLVRLALKPVNLEQRYSSHPNFELAWQHMQMTGAGNTVFRRSFFLACGGFPQHQLFRELGGEDGALGIATTQISSVATAFNDVGVLHYCREGMHAERLLNAILFNEKDPNVTEEKVKQANLITENIVNNIRNLQDCLNSKGIGIKPYTLEWS; the protein is encoded by the coding sequence ATGATTGATGTGATTATTCCTTGCTATAACGCCGAAGAAACTCTGGTTCGAGCGGTGCAAAGCGTGCTAAACCAACCGGAACTAGACACATTGTGGATTGTAGATGATGGCTCAACTGATAATACCTTTTTGCTGGCTAAACAACTCCAATCGCAAGTACCGGATAAAATCAGAGTAGAACAAATGCCACAAAATGGTGGTGTGGCAAAAGCTCGTAATTGGGGAGCAATGCAAAGTGAAGCGGTATTGATTGCCTTCTTAGATGCCGATGATGCCTACGAAAACAGAGCGTTACAAGTTGCAGCAAAGATCTTTGAATTCAAACCAGAAACCTGTTTGGTTCGGTTAGCTTTAAAACCGGTAAACTTAGAGCAACGCTACAGCTCTCACCCTAATTTTGAGCTGGCTTGGCAACATATGCAAATGACCGGTGCAGGCAACACTGTGTTTCGGCGTAGTTTCTTCCTAGCTTGTGGTGGATTTCCTCAACATCAGCTCTTCCGAGAATTAGGCGGTGAAGATGGGGCTTTAGGCATCGCCACCACGCAAATTAGTTCCGTAGCTACTGCATTCAATGATGTTGGTGTTTTACATTACTGCCGAGAGGGTATGCACGCAGAAAGATTATTAAATGCGATTTTATTCAACGAAAAAGATCCCAATGTTACTGAAGAAAAAGTTAAACAAGCCAACCTAATTACCGAAAATATTGTTAATAATATTAGAAATCTACAAGACTGTCTTAATAGTAAAGGGATTGGTATTAAGCCTTATACGCTTGAATGGAGCTAA